The following are encoded together in the Novipirellula galeiformis genome:
- a CDS encoding type I restriction-modification enzyme R subunit C-terminal domain-containing protein — protein sequence MSKIEPLLGELGARAERYSLDNPNTAMMKIRQLGELQLPYEQRVKQAISKIVASRTWTDPQRKWLKRIGKQLEREVVVDHQTVDSGQFGAQGGYQRLNSIFNGELDELLHQIAEEIWDVVA from the coding sequence GTGAGCAAGATCGAGCCCCTGTTGGGCGAATTGGGCGCACGTGCAGAGCGGTATTCGCTGGACAATCCGAACACCGCGATGATGAAAATCCGCCAATTGGGCGAGCTGCAGCTTCCTTACGAGCAACGAGTCAAACAGGCGATCTCTAAGATCGTGGCCAGTCGTACCTGGACCGATCCCCAACGAAAATGGCTCAAGCGGATTGGCAAACAACTCGAGCGAGAAGTCGTTGTCGATCACCAAACCGTTGACAGCGGCCAGTTCGGAGCGCAGGGCGGCTATCAACGATTAAACAGCATATTCAACGGTGAACTCGATGAGCTATTGCATCAGATCGCCGAGGAGATTTGGGATGTGGTCGCGTGA
- a CDS encoding rhomboid family intramembrane serine protease, with the protein MKKQAYPILVLLMVMWLVRIVDSIVPLDLNQFGLLPRTLRGLAGIGLMPFLHTGFTHLIANSVPLAILMGLTVASRHRAWPTIVAIIIGNGALLWLFGRSAYHVGASGLVFGLIAYLITVGIREKQFTSLAIALLVGVLFGVTLVSGVLPRWNSVVSWDGHLFGAISGMIVGIGTSRSRSL; encoded by the coding sequence TTGAAAAAGCAAGCCTATCCGATTCTGGTTCTGCTGATGGTGATGTGGCTGGTCCGCATTGTCGATTCCATCGTTCCTTTGGACTTGAACCAGTTCGGGCTTTTACCACGAACGCTGCGTGGTTTAGCTGGGATCGGCTTGATGCCGTTTTTGCATACCGGTTTTACTCACTTGATTGCCAACAGCGTCCCGTTGGCAATATTGATGGGACTAACCGTTGCTTCGCGACACCGGGCCTGGCCAACGATCGTCGCAATCATCATCGGAAATGGAGCCTTGTTGTGGCTCTTTGGACGTAGCGCCTATCACGTCGGGGCAAGCGGATTGGTGTTTGGCTTGATCGCCTACTTGATCACCGTCGGCATTCGCGAAAAGCAGTTCACCTCGCTCGCCATCGCCTTGCTCGTTGGCGTTCTTTTCGGTGTCACTCTTGTGAGCGGAGTCCTACCGCGTTGGAACTCCGTCGTATCCTGGGACGGCCATCTGTTTGGCGCCATCAGCGGCATGATCGTCGGCATCGGAACCTCACGATCGCGATCCCTCTAA